TCTTTCTGCATGGCTTCCATCAGGGTCGCCAGATCATTTTTCGGCAGAATCTTGTTGTTCACCGAAAAAACGCCTTCGGCGCTGATAGCCACGTCGATCTGCTTGAGCTGCTGATCTTCGGCCGGTGACCCGCTGACCGCTTCCGGCAGGTCGACGCGCAACTGGGTTTCACGGGTAAACGTGGTGGTCACGACGAAAAACAGCAGCAGAATGAACACCACGTCGATCAGCGACGCGAGGTTGATATCGATGGTTTCCCGAGGCTTGCGACGGAATTTCACGCGCGGCCCTCGGCCAGGTCGACGTCACGATCGCCCTGCACCACTTCAACCAGTTTGATCGCTTCCTGTTCCATGCCCACCACCAGCTCATCGATACGGCGTTGCAGGAACCGGTGGAAGAACACCGCCGGAATACCGACCATCAGGCCTGCCGCAGTGGTGATCAATGCTTTGGAAATACCACCGGCCAATACCGAGGCGTTGGTGGTCATGCCTGAGCCAGTGAAGGCACTGAAAATGTCGATCATGCCTAACACGGTGCCCAGCAGACCGAGCAACGGCGACATGGCGGCAATCGTGCCCAGCGCATTAACGTAGCGCTCGAGTTCGTGAATGACCCGGGCGGCGGCCTCTTCAATGCACTCTTTCATGATCTCGCGACCATGCTTGGAGTTGGCCAGACCGGCAGCGAGGATTTCCCCCAGCGGCGAATTGGCGCGCAATTCCTTGAGTTTTTCTTTATTGAGCTGCTTGTCCTTGATCCAGACCCAGACCTGGCCCAGCAGATGCTCGGGGGTGACGCGACTGGCGCGCAGGGTCCACAGGCGTTCGGCGACGATCGCCATGGCCGCGATGGAGCTCAGAATGATCGGCAACATCATCCAGCCGCCGGATTTGACCAATTCCCACACAGTGACAGTCCCCTCGAAAAAGTGCGCCACTTTACCATACCGATTCACGATTAAGACCCGCCGCCCCGACGACCGTGATGTGCCATCCATGCTGGCACCGATCAACGGGCGAGCGCAGGCGTATCACGCCAGAAACGCCGCTGATGACGCATCGTCCACGGCGGTTTGAAGCGGCCCAGTTGCAGATGAATGGCGCCCTGTTCGGCGCTGTCGTAAATGCGCAGGCCTTGTTTGCGATAACGCGCCAGTACGGTCGGATGTGGATGGCCGAAAGAGTTGCCCTGTCCGCGAGAAATCAACACGGCTTCAGGTTGCAGCACCTTGAGCAGCGCCATTGACGATGAACTGCGGCTGCCATGGTGAGGCGATTGCAGCCATTGCGTCGGGACCGCCAGTGGACTGTCGAGTAATACGCGTTCGGCGTGGGTGTCGATATCGCCGGTCAGCAACAGGCGCTCGCCATTGGCCTCGATCTGCAACACGCAGGAACGCTGATTGCTGTCGCCGGCGTCCGCCCACTGCCAGAGTTGAAAACGCACGCCGTCCCACTGCCATTGCCGGCCGCTTTCGCAGGCCTCGGCGCTCAACTGCGCGGGCAGCCCCGCCGGGTCGCCGCTGATCACTTGATCGACGGTCAAACCACGAGTGATCGCCAAAGCACCGCCAGCGTGATCGGCGTCCGCATGGCTAAGCAGCATCAGATCAAGGTTTCTCACGCTGAGTTTGCGCAATGCAGGCAGCACCACCCGCTCACCGAGATCGAAATCGCCAAAGCGTGGCCCCGCGTCATACAGCAGCGCGTGATGACGCGTGCGGATCAGGATGGCCAGGCCTTGGCCGACATCGAGTTGCCAGATCTCGGCCAGCCCTTCATCCAGACGCTCGCGGGGTGGCACGACCAGCAGCAATAGCAATGGCCAGCCCAGTGCACGCATCGGCACGCCGCGCGGCAACAGCAACAACACGGCGCCGAGGCCGCCAATGGCCCAGACCCAAGTGGGTACCGAGGGTGCGATCCACGCCGGCCAATGCCCGGCAATCATTGCCAGCGCGCGAAACAGTACGTCGATCAAACCGCCGGCCAGCCACAGCAGGCCGGCGCCAACATAAGGGACAGGCAACAACACCGTCCCCAGTAGCGCTGGCGGTAACACCACCAGACTGACCCAGGGCACTGCGAGCAGATTGGCCAGCGGCCCGCTGAGACTGACCGGCAGGTTCAGTGCCAGCAAAACCGGGCACAAACCAATCGCAATCAACCATTGCGCCCGCGTCCAGGTCTGCCACCAGCGCCACGGACCCAAACGACCGCCAAAGGTGAAAATCAACACCGCCACCGCCGCAAACGACAGCCACAAACCCGGACGCAAACTGGCGAGCGGATCCAGCAACAGCACACCATTGAACGCCAGCAGCAACGGCCACCATGCCCCCAGATGGCGAAAGCGCAGGCGCCACAACAGCACCAGCCCGACCATCACGCAGGCCCGCTGCACCGGCACATCGAACCCGGCAAGCAGCCCATAACCAAACGCTGCCGCGAACGCCAGCCCACAGGCCCATGGCAGCCACGGCCAACGCAATGGCCACAGGCCAAATCGCGCCAACCCTGCGACCAGCCAATACATCACCGCCGCCAGCAAGCCGATGTGCTGACCGGAAATCACCAACAAGTGCACGGTGCCGGTGTCCTGCAAAATCTGCCAATCCTCACGACTGAGCCCGGACCCATCGCCCAACACCAACGCGGCCAGAGCACCGGTCCGACCGTGCGCATCCACTGCAAGCAGGCGCTGACGAATGCTGTCGCGCCAGGCCCAACGCGCTTCGCTCAGGCGTTGACCGTCCTTGATCGTGCCCGTCGCACCGACGCGTTGCGCCAGCAGCCAAGCCTCGTAATCGAACGCATCCGGATTGAGCAAACCAGCGGGGCGCTTGAGTTTGACTGCCAATCGCCAGCGCTCGCCACTGTTGACCGGCGGCCCGGCGTACCAGGCGAGGCGCATCAGCGATGGCAGCTTTTCATGACGCGAGCGCGCATCCGCCAACTCGAAACGCACCACACCCTCGGCGCTCTGCGGCAAGCCGATGACCCGTCCTTCGAGCCAGCGGGTTTCGCCATCCAGTTCAGTCGGCAAACGATCATTCAACGCCCACTGCGCGCTGACACAGGACCACGTAAAACCCAACAGCAAAAACGCCAACGGATAGCTGCGAAACGGCAGCAGCATCAAAGCAGCCACCGGCAGCAACAGCATCAACCAGACCGGCGGTAATGCCGGCATAAAAACCGGGGCCAGCAGACCAACTGCCAGCGCCATCATCCCTGTGCGCATAAGCCCGTCCTTGAGAGTCCCGCACTTAGGCATAGCGGGTGTCGGGCACAGGCGTCGTCAACAATTGTCACAAAGTCTGAATGGGCGCTTCGTAGAATCCAGACATACTTGCCGCCTTAACCGACCGAGAAGCCTTATGCCCCGGCGCTTATTCAAACGTTACATGCCCGACCCGACGAGCATCAGGGAACACAAATCCTTACGCTTTCTCGGCAAGTTGCTGCATGACCCGAATCTCTGGCACCTCAATCGCCACTCGGTCGCCCGGGCGATGGCGGTCGGCCTGTTTGCTGCGTTCCTGCCGATTCCGGCGCAGATGCTGGTGGCCGCCGCCCTCGCCGTCATGGTGCGGGGGAACATGCCGATTGCGGTCAGCCTGGTGTGGCTGACCAATCCGATCACCATGCCGGCGGTGTTCTTCTGTACGTATCAGGCTGGGGCGTTTTTGATGGACGTGCCTGCCCGGCATCTTCCGGATGAGCTGACCTGGGAATGGATCAGCGGCGAGTTGTCGACGTTGTGGCAGCCGTTCTTGCTCGGTTCGGTAGTGGTAGGGCTGGTGCTTGGCGCCCTCGCCTATTGCCTGGTGATGATGTATTGGCGTTGGTGGGTCGCGCGGCAATGGGCGCGGCGCAAGAAAAGCCGCATGCGCTGAATGCAAAACGGCCTCCGCAGTGGGAGGCCGTTTTGATTTGTGGCGTCTGGATTGGCCCTATCGCGAGCAGGCTCACTCCTACATTGGAATGCGTTCCCCTGTAGGAGTGAGCCTGCTCGCGATGGCCACGACTCGGTCTGGAGTCAGGTACGCATCCCGCGCCCACTCACCAGCAACCGTGCACAACCGAGATACAGCACCACCGTCGCCACCAGCATAAAGGTGATCGCAATGCCGATCTTGATATCTGACACACCGAGAATGCCGTAACGGAAGGCGTTGACCATGTGCAACACCGGGTTGGCCAGCGACACGGTTTGCCAGAATGGCGGCAGCAGCGTGATCGAATAGAACACCCCACCCAGATAGGTCAGCGGCGTCAGCACAAAGGTCGGGATGATTGAAATATCATCGAAGTTGCGCGCAAACACCGCATTGATGAAGCCCAGCAGCGAGAAGATCGTTGCTGTCAGTACCACCACGAGAATAGTCACACCGAGGTGATGCACC
This region of Pseudomonas sp. R84 genomic DNA includes:
- a CDS encoding biopolymer transporter ExbD, with product MKFRRKPRETIDINLASLIDVVFILLLFFVVTTTFTRETQLRVDLPEAVSGSPAEDQQLKQIDVAISAEGVFSVNNKILPKNDLATLMEAMQKESNGDTNMPLSISADGKTQHQSVITAMDAAGKLGFSHLRMTTVEAAPKS
- a CDS encoding MotA/TolQ/ExbB proton channel family protein, translating into MWELVKSGGWMMLPIILSSIAAMAIVAERLWTLRASRVTPEHLLGQVWVWIKDKQLNKEKLKELRANSPLGEILAAGLANSKHGREIMKECIEEAAARVIHELERYVNALGTIAAMSPLLGLLGTVLGMIDIFSAFTGSGMTTNASVLAGGISKALITTAAGLMVGIPAVFFHRFLQRRIDELVVGMEQEAIKLVEVVQGDRDVDLAEGRA
- a CDS encoding DNA internalization-related competence protein ComEC/Rec2 translates to MRTGMMALAVGLLAPVFMPALPPVWLMLLLPVAALMLLPFRSYPLAFLLLGFTWSCVSAQWALNDRLPTELDGETRWLEGRVIGLPQSAEGVVRFELADARSRHEKLPSLMRLAWYAGPPVNSGERWRLAVKLKRPAGLLNPDAFDYEAWLLAQRVGATGTIKDGQRLSEARWAWRDSIRQRLLAVDAHGRTGALAALVLGDGSGLSREDWQILQDTGTVHLLVISGQHIGLLAAVMYWLVAGLARFGLWPLRWPWLPWACGLAFAAAFGYGLLAGFDVPVQRACVMVGLVLLWRLRFRHLGAWWPLLLAFNGVLLLDPLASLRPGLWLSFAAVAVLIFTFGGRLGPWRWWQTWTRAQWLIAIGLCPVLLALNLPVSLSGPLANLLAVPWVSLVVLPPALLGTVLLPVPYVGAGLLWLAGGLIDVLFRALAMIAGHWPAWIAPSVPTWVWAIGGLGAVLLLLPRGVPMRALGWPLLLLLVVPPRERLDEGLAEIWQLDVGQGLAILIRTRHHALLYDAGPRFGDFDLGERVVLPALRKLSVRNLDLMLLSHADADHAGGALAITRGLTVDQVISGDPAGLPAQLSAEACESGRQWQWDGVRFQLWQWADAGDSNQRSCVLQIEANGERLLLTGDIDTHAERVLLDSPLAVPTQWLQSPHHGSRSSSSMALLKVLQPEAVLISRGQGNSFGHPHPTVLARYRKQGLRIYDSAEQGAIHLQLGRFKPPWTMRHQRRFWRDTPALAR
- a CDS encoding DUF2062 domain-containing protein, which codes for MPRRLFKRYMPDPTSIREHKSLRFLGKLLHDPNLWHLNRHSVARAMAVGLFAAFLPIPAQMLVAAALAVMVRGNMPIAVSLVWLTNPITMPAVFFCTYQAGAFLMDVPARHLPDELTWEWISGELSTLWQPFLLGSVVVGLVLGALAYCLVMMYWRWWVARQWARRKKSRMR